A single genomic interval of Anopheles marshallii chromosome 2, idAnoMarsDA_429_01, whole genome shotgun sequence harbors:
- the LOC128717834 gene encoding uncharacterized protein LOC128717834, giving the protein MELKCKYIVNSLACIVLVGFFLLWPGHVHGAVVVVGARPYLERVAKRVVDILEGRYISGSSLPIADYVAPLQITDKGLSIHGNVSFHSAFLAKVDSIEFDEQKFSEIFLNTEVTMQGALKWHGIGVVLDFQAYLEEYEGTGTLYVTYNQFDFPLRVTKYFNSTEPTGSLQFMSIDNSNRIVTVGYPNNKYVQLISRAIMTDFDFRDNMIASFRNWNFQNLLKAVIDEIPFPEVCYNC; this is encoded by the exons CTCTGGCCTGGCCATGTGCATGGTGCAGTAGTTG TGGTTGGGGCACGCCCGTACCTGGAAAGAGTTGCAAAACGCGTGGtagacattttggagggtagATACATTTCTGGGAGCTCACTACCTATCGCGGACTATGTAGCTCCTCTTCA GATCACCGACAAAGGGCTTTCCATCCATGGTAACGTATCGTTTCACTCTGCCTTCCTCGCCAAGGTCGATTCGATCGAGTTCGATGAGCAAAAATTTTCGGAAATATTTCTCAATACGGAAGTAACGATGCAAGGCGCTTTAAAGTGGCACGGTATTGGGGTGGTACTGGACTTTCAGGCCTACTTAGAAGAATACGAAGGGACGGGCACACTGTACGTCACGTACAATCAGTTCGATTTCCCATTAAGAGTgacgaaatatttcaattccaCTGAACCCACCGGGTCGCTACAATTCATGTCCATAGATAACTCGAACAGGATCGTCACTGTAGGCTATCCCAACAACAAGTATGTGCAGTTAATTTCACGAGCG ATAATGACGGATTTTGACTTCCGCGACAACATGATAGCCTCGTTTCGGAATtggaattttcaaaatttactgAAAGCGGTTATCGACGAAATACCATTTCCCGAAGTGTGTTACAATTGTTAA